A part of Pseudomonas sp. MYb118 genomic DNA contains:
- a CDS encoding ATP-binding protein: MDSRLNAFLERADAVLARIEPLLPVLRQDIDWTQCLAARWQREGRSGFLLPLQVSLDMRLSDLIGVERQLEQLGRNTQQFIDGMPANHALLWGSRGTGKSSLVRALLAEHAKAGLRLIEIERDHLADLPRIVEQIAKLPQRFVLFCDDLSFESGEGDYRVLKSVLDGSLEQAPDNVLLYATSNRRHLVPEKESDNENWKRVDGELHPSEAVEDKIALSDRFGLWLSFYPFTQEHFLNVVEHWIGQLAGKAGLKWQRDEELDILAVRWATGRGNRNGRCAYQFARYWVGLKLLEHKA, from the coding sequence GTGGATTCCCGATTGAATGCTTTTCTTGAACGCGCCGATGCCGTTCTGGCCCGTATCGAACCGCTGCTGCCCGTGCTGCGTCAAGACATCGACTGGACGCAATGCCTGGCCGCACGCTGGCAACGCGAAGGGCGCAGCGGCTTTCTGTTGCCGCTGCAGGTCAGCCTGGACATGCGCTTGTCCGACCTGATCGGCGTCGAGCGACAGCTGGAGCAACTGGGGCGCAACACCCAGCAATTCATCGACGGCATGCCGGCCAACCACGCCTTGCTGTGGGGCTCGCGCGGCACCGGCAAATCCTCGCTGGTGCGCGCGTTGCTGGCCGAACACGCCAAGGCCGGCCTGCGCTTGATCGAGATCGAGCGCGATCACCTGGCGGATCTGCCGCGAATCGTCGAGCAGATCGCCAAGTTGCCGCAGCGTTTCGTGCTGTTCTGCGATGACCTGTCGTTCGAGTCGGGCGAAGGCGACTATCGCGTGCTCAAGAGCGTGCTCGACGGTTCCCTCGAACAGGCGCCGGACAACGTTTTGCTGTACGCCACCTCCAACCGTCGCCACCTGGTGCCGGAAAAGGAAAGCGACAACGAAAACTGGAAACGCGTCGACGGCGAACTGCATCCCAGCGAAGCGGTGGAAGACAAGATCGCCCTGTCGGACCGTTTCGGTCTGTGGCTGTCGTTTTATCCGTTCACCCAGGAACACTTCCTCAATGTGGTCGAACACTGGATCGGTCAGTTGGCCGGCAAGGCCGGGCTGAAGTGGCAGCGTGATGAAGAACTGGACATCCTCGCGGTGCGCTGGGCGACCGGACGAGGTAACCGCAATGGACGTTGCGCCTATCAATTCGCCCGCTATTGGGTAGGGCTCAAGCTGTTGGAGCACAAGGCATGA
- a CDS encoding GAF domain-containing protein, with the protein MIDLQQSGQGLEGYSMLHAQLESLLADERDFIANAAQFSAFLFNQLDDLNWAGFYLNRNEELVLGPFQGQIACVRIPFGRGVCGAAAASLQTQRVEDVHAFPGHIACDSASNSELVVPLVKDGRLIGVLDLDSPKLARFTVEDQAGIEKLAAIFLRLTDC; encoded by the coding sequence ATGATCGATTTACAACAAAGCGGCCAGGGCCTGGAAGGCTACAGCATGCTCCATGCGCAACTGGAGTCGCTGCTGGCGGACGAGCGTGATTTCATCGCCAACGCCGCGCAATTCTCGGCATTTCTGTTCAACCAGCTCGATGACCTGAACTGGGCCGGTTTTTACCTCAATCGCAACGAAGAACTGGTGCTTGGCCCGTTCCAGGGGCAGATCGCCTGTGTGCGCATCCCGTTCGGACGTGGCGTGTGCGGCGCGGCGGCAGCCTCGTTGCAGACACAGCGGGTTGAAGACGTCCATGCGTTCCCCGGCCACATCGCCTGCGACAGCGCGTCGAACAGCGAACTGGTCGTGCCGCTGGTCAAGGACGGCCGTCTGATCGGCGTGCTGGACCTCGACAGTCCCAAACTCGCGCGGTTTACCGTGGAGGATCAGGCCGGCATTGAAAAACTGGCGGCCATTTTCCTGCGCCTCACCGACTGCTGA
- a CDS encoding HD domain-containing phosphohydrolase: MPSPLRPDQRRFPLHVHISVMFTLLLLLTGIVLGLFNYQQTTQIILSSSEKLFQRIEQDVRLDLHATYEPIRHLLSLQVYNPATQATDTEQRLALLKPFTQSLKDNEDLASLYVGYDDGDFFMVRPLQTPALKTLLKAPPAAAYQVWSIERSGSDQTRSQSLFFDQELNLISRQDNPDDTYDPRTRPWFSSARSDSDQITTAPYLFFSTHNVGTTLARRSGPHAVMGADLTLSELSETLAKHVVTPHTEIVLFDAQGNAVAYPDSSKLIVDDQTARLSKAADLNPALAALLDGPATGQRLQAAGRQWIVARSHMEEGGPQGLQLALLVPEDELLADAYRLRWQGALITLATLLLCLPLGWLTSRILVRPLRRLVQEADAIRSFNFNVPISRRSPVLEIDQLSVSMTRMKDTLASFFQITDSLSAETRFAPLLERVLFETVKIAQAQAGLIYLRENDGDRMEPQGLVVNDNSQALSAFGLRGHALQDPQSPAWLQQLATRNNVVTGLGFDQAGDLQSVLSAMACPRVHLIGIRLHNRHDETVGLLVLLLADSGDQSDLEKLRPDRIAFLQAVSGAAAVSIESQRLQARQKQLLDSFIQLLAGAIDAKSPYTGGHCQRVPALMLMLAQAAAASQEPAFKGYQPTEDEWEALHVAAWLHDCGKVTTPEYVVDKATKLETLNDRIHEIRTRFEVLKRDVWIDYWQAVAQGGDETHLAERRDAGLAELDADFAFVARCNLGSEAMAEADLQRLRSVAQRTWRRTLDDRLGVSWEENQRQARTPAPTLPVDEPLLADKPEHLIDRAEAELIPQDNPWGFKLDVPRYKYNRGELYNLSITRGTLTREERYIINDHMVQTIRMLSHLPFPSHLRKVAEIAGGHHEKMDGTGYPKRLKREEMSLSARMMAIADIFEALTAADRPYKKAKSLSEALGIMAMMCRDAHIDPELFGLFVNARIYQQYAEQFLDPQQVDAVDPPALLAKAGLA; encoded by the coding sequence ATGCCCAGCCCACTGCGTCCGGATCAACGGCGGTTTCCCCTGCACGTGCACATCAGCGTGATGTTCACCTTGCTGCTGTTATTGACCGGCATCGTGCTGGGCCTGTTCAACTATCAGCAAACCACGCAGATCATTCTTTCCAGCAGCGAAAAACTCTTCCAGCGCATCGAGCAGGACGTGCGGCTGGACCTGCATGCCACCTATGAACCGATCCGCCACCTGCTGAGCCTGCAAGTCTACAATCCCGCGACCCAGGCGACCGACACGGAACAACGCCTGGCTTTGCTCAAGCCCTTCACCCAGTCGCTCAAGGACAACGAAGACCTCGCCTCCCTGTACGTGGGCTACGACGATGGGGATTTTTTCATGGTCCGGCCATTGCAGACGCCAGCCTTGAAAACACTGCTCAAGGCGCCGCCGGCAGCGGCCTATCAAGTGTGGAGCATCGAGCGCAGCGGCAGCGACCAGACGCGTTCGCAATCGTTGTTTTTCGATCAGGAGCTGAACCTCATCAGTCGTCAGGACAACCCCGACGACACCTACGATCCACGAACCCGCCCCTGGTTCTCCAGCGCCCGCAGCGACAGCGATCAGATCACCACGGCGCCTTATCTCTTTTTCTCCACCCATAACGTCGGCACCACACTGGCCCGACGCAGCGGCCCACATGCCGTCATGGGCGCCGACCTGACGCTGTCGGAGCTGTCCGAGACCCTGGCCAAGCACGTTGTCACCCCCCACACCGAAATCGTCCTGTTCGATGCCCAGGGCAATGCCGTCGCCTACCCCGACAGCAGCAAGCTGATCGTCGACGACCAGACCGCCCGCCTGAGCAAGGCCGCCGACCTCAATCCCGCCCTCGCTGCATTGCTCGATGGCCCGGCCACCGGCCAGCGGTTGCAGGCGGCCGGTCGGCAATGGATCGTGGCCCGCAGTCACATGGAAGAAGGCGGTCCCCAGGGTTTGCAACTGGCGCTGCTGGTGCCGGAGGACGAATTGCTCGCCGATGCCTATCGCCTGCGCTGGCAGGGTGCGTTGATCACCCTCGCCACGCTGTTGCTGTGCCTGCCGTTGGGCTGGCTGACGTCCAGGATCCTGGTCCGGCCGTTGCGCCGGCTGGTGCAGGAAGCCGATGCCATCCGCAGTTTCAATTTCAACGTGCCGATCTCGCGCCGCTCGCCGGTGCTGGAAATCGACCAGTTGAGCGTGTCGATGACCCGCATGAAAGACACCCTGGCGAGTTTTTTCCAGATCACTGACAGCCTGAGCGCCGAGACCCGGTTTGCCCCATTGCTGGAGCGGGTGCTGTTCGAAACCGTGAAGATCGCCCAGGCTCAGGCGGGCCTGATCTACCTGCGGGAAAACGACGGCGATCGCATGGAGCCCCAGGGGCTGGTGGTCAACGACAACTCCCAGGCACTGTCGGCGTTCGGCCTGCGTGGTCACGCCCTGCAGGACCCACAAAGCCCGGCCTGGCTGCAGCAACTTGCCACCCGCAACAACGTGGTCACAGGCCTCGGTTTTGACCAGGCCGGGGATCTGCAGAGTGTGCTGTCGGCGATGGCCTGCCCCCGGGTGCACCTGATCGGTATCCGCCTGCACAATCGCCATGACGAAACCGTCGGCCTGCTGGTGCTGTTGCTGGCCGACAGCGGCGATCAAAGCGATTTGGAGAAGCTCCGGCCGGACCGCATCGCCTTTCTCCAGGCCGTCTCCGGTGCGGCGGCGGTGAGTATCGAGAGCCAGCGCCTGCAAGCCCGGCAGAAACAGCTGCTCGATTCATTCATTCAATTGCTGGCCGGCGCGATCGACGCCAAGAGTCCCTACACCGGCGGCCATTGCCAGCGTGTGCCGGCCTTGATGCTGATGCTCGCCCAGGCGGCTGCGGCCAGTCAGGAACCGGCGTTCAAAGGCTATCAGCCGACTGAAGACGAGTGGGAAGCGCTGCACGTGGCGGCGTGGCTGCATGATTGCGGCAAGGTCACCACGCCGGAATACGTGGTCGACAAGGCCACCAAGCTGGAAACCCTGAACGACCGCATCCACGAAATCCGCACCCGATTCGAAGTCCTCAAGCGCGATGTCTGGATCGACTACTGGCAGGCCGTCGCCCAGGGCGGTGACGAGACGCATCTGGCCGAGCGACGCGATGCCGGCCTGGCGGAACTGGATGCCGACTTTGCCTTCGTCGCCCGTTGCAATCTGGGCAGCGAGGCCATGGCCGAAGCGGACCTGCAACGCCTGCGCAGCGTGGCCCAGCGCACCTGGCGCCGAACCCTGGACGATCGCCTCGGCGTTTCCTGGGAAGAAAACCAGCGCCAGGCACGAACCCCGGCACCGACCCTGCCGGTCGATGAACCGCTGCTGGCGGACAAACCCGAGCATTTGATCGACCGCGCCGAGGCCGAGCTGATCCCCCAGGACAATCCATGGGGCTTCAAGCTCGATGTACCCCGCTACAAATACAACCGTGGCGAACTCTACAACCTGAGCATTACCCGAGGCACGCTGACCCGCGAGGAGCGTTACATCATCAACGATCACATGGTGCAGACGATCCGGATGCTCAGCCACCTGCCCTTCCCCAGCCATCTCAGGAAAGTTGCGGAAATAGCCGGCGGCCACCATGAAAAAATGGACGGCACCGGTTACCCCAAGAGGTTGAAACGCGAAGAAATGAGCCTGTCGGCGCGGATGATGGCGATTGCCGATATTTTCGAAGCGCTGACGGCGGCCGACCGCCCCTACAAGAAAGCCAAGTCGTTGAGCGAAGCGCTGGGCATCATGGCCATGATGTGCCGTGACGCCCATATCGACCCGGAGTTGTTCGGTCTGTTCGTCAATGCCAGGATCTACCAGCAATACGCCGAGCAGTTCCTTGACCCTCAGCAGGTCGATGCGGTGGACCCGCCAGCCTTGTTGGCCAAGGCTGGCCTGGCCTGA
- a CDS encoding transporter substrate-binding domain-containing protein, protein MPRRIKDYLTLIAAGLCLSTSVSAAHVASEHFSLLSRSTVKPLEVRLEPSQRQWIAGRQELILGTSAPDYPPFDLTISGKDYEGFTADYAGILGRTLGLPVKVQRFASRGAAIKALEKGEVDLLGTANGFEAHNADIVLSAPYAVDQPVLVTREGETRSLTDGLADLRLSMVYHYLPLEEVRSLYPKAIITSYPSYQNAINAVAFDQADVFLGDTISTHYMINKGYLNNIRMANFGKHEAHGFSFAVHKNNPQLLGIINAMLTAIPASERQNIAERWSAGSDILLTDQKLQLSHAEEQWLTQHPVVRVVVNEAFAPLTFFDSDGNFRGVTADLLELLRLRTGLRFDIHRSRSDDEMIEKVKDHKADMIAALLPSAERETQLNFTRPYLQNSFVLLTRKVGNSPANLEQMEGKRLTIAQGHPLLEYLRTEFPRIKLIETPDTFSAVELLAEGKAEGAVNSLVIANYFISSRLFERTLQIRTTIGTRQAAFSLATGRDARELNAILNKALLSIAPEELGIINSRWRGYSASSQSTWRNYQRLFYQIVIGAGVLLLLSAAWNAYMRRQIKQRQAAERALNDQLTERRQLVEQLRHAKERADEANRAKSTFLATMSHEIRTPMNAVIGMLELTLKRIEGNHPDRAAIDVAYRSAKDLLELIGDILDIARIESGRVSLSPERVNPSEIVGSVARIFEGLARQKNLELLVELNPANPAVDVLLDPMRFKQVLSNLVSNAIKFTERGQVRITLELLATAQPEHIRMLLQVEDSGIGITERDQQRLFEPFAQADATGQSGRGGAGLGLVISRSLCEMMGGNLKLDSQPGVGTQVQVSLLLPTLPVERQAPAEETFIHASTAPLNVLVVDDHPANRLLMCQQLEFLGHRFCVAEEGESGLRAWEAERFDLVIVDCNMPIMNGYELARAIRAHEQQTRRPRCTLLGFTANAQPEELQRCKQAGMDDCLFKPLTLSALSHWVAGITPTAPAFSLKSLHLLTGGNPVMDLRLLTELLTSNRVDRQALLALSGSNERQSFLDIAHKIKGAARIVQASRLIHCCELLEQACHEPFDRQAVADCSETLERAMLELEQALQQQIARIDNSTMAEP, encoded by the coding sequence ATGCCCCGTCGTATAAAGGACTATCTGACACTCATCGCGGCAGGCTTATGCCTGAGCACCTCGGTGTCTGCTGCGCATGTGGCCAGCGAACACTTTTCGCTGCTCAGTCGCTCGACTGTCAAACCCCTGGAAGTCCGACTGGAGCCGTCGCAACGCCAATGGATCGCGGGCAGGCAAGAGCTGATCCTCGGCACATCGGCACCGGACTACCCGCCTTTCGACCTGACCATCAGCGGCAAGGACTACGAAGGGTTCACTGCCGATTACGCGGGCATCCTGGGCAGGACGCTCGGTTTGCCAGTCAAGGTCCAGCGCTTTGCCTCCCGAGGCGCCGCCATCAAGGCCCTGGAAAAAGGCGAGGTCGATCTGCTCGGCACGGCCAATGGCTTCGAGGCTCACAATGCCGACATCGTGCTCTCGGCACCTTACGCCGTGGACCAACCGGTGCTGGTCACCCGCGAAGGCGAAACGCGCTCCCTGACCGATGGCCTGGCCGACTTGCGCCTGAGCATGGTGTACCACTACCTGCCGCTGGAGGAAGTCCGCAGCCTGTACCCCAAGGCGATCATCACCTCCTACCCGTCCTATCAGAATGCGATCAATGCCGTGGCCTTCGATCAGGCCGATGTGTTTCTGGGCGATACCATCTCGACCCACTACATGATCAACAAGGGCTACCTGAACAACATCCGCATGGCGAACTTCGGCAAACACGAAGCCCACGGATTCAGTTTCGCCGTCCACAAGAACAACCCGCAGCTGCTGGGGATCATCAATGCGATGCTCACGGCCATCCCCGCCAGCGAACGGCAGAACATCGCCGAGCGCTGGAGTGCCGGCAGCGACATTCTGCTCACCGACCAGAAGCTGCAACTCTCCCACGCCGAGGAACAATGGCTGACGCAACACCCGGTGGTGCGCGTGGTGGTCAACGAGGCCTTCGCCCCGCTGACGTTTTTCGACAGCGATGGCAATTTTCGCGGGGTCACCGCCGACCTGCTCGAACTGCTCAGACTGCGCACCGGGCTGCGCTTCGACATCCATCGCAGCCGCAGCGACGACGAAATGATCGAGAAGGTCAAAGACCACAAGGCGGACATGATCGCCGCGCTGCTGCCCAGCGCCGAACGCGAAACACAGCTCAACTTCACCCGTCCCTACCTGCAGAACTCCTTCGTCCTGCTGACCCGCAAGGTCGGCAACAGCCCGGCGAACCTCGAGCAAATGGAGGGTAAACGCCTGACCATCGCCCAGGGCCATCCATTGCTGGAATACCTGCGCACCGAGTTCCCGCGGATCAAGCTGATCGAAACGCCGGACACCTTCAGCGCCGTCGAGTTGCTGGCCGAGGGCAAGGCGGAAGGTGCGGTGAACTCGCTGGTCATCGCCAACTATTTCATTTCATCGCGGCTGTTCGAACGTACCCTGCAGATCCGTACCACCATCGGCACCCGGCAGGCCGCCTTTTCCCTGGCGACCGGGCGCGATGCCAGGGAACTCAACGCCATTCTCAACAAGGCCCTGCTGAGCATCGCCCCGGAAGAACTGGGCATCATCAACAGCCGCTGGCGCGGTTACTCGGCCTCTTCGCAGAGCACCTGGCGCAACTACCAGCGACTGTTCTACCAGATCGTGATCGGCGCCGGCGTGCTGTTACTGCTGTCCGCCGCCTGGAACGCCTACATGCGTCGCCAGATCAAACAACGCCAGGCGGCCGAACGTGCGCTCAACGACCAATTGACCGAACGACGCCAACTGGTCGAGCAACTGCGCCACGCCAAAGAGCGCGCCGACGAAGCCAACCGCGCAAAGAGCACCTTCCTGGCGACCATGAGCCACGAGATCCGCACGCCCATGAATGCCGTCATCGGCATGCTCGAACTCACGCTCAAGCGCATCGAAGGCAACCATCCGGACCGCGCGGCCATTGATGTCGCGTACAGGTCGGCCAAGGATCTGCTGGAGCTGATCGGCGACATTCTCGACATTGCACGGATCGAATCCGGGCGCGTCAGCCTCAGCCCGGAGCGAGTGAATCCGAGTGAAATCGTCGGGTCGGTGGCACGCATTTTCGAAGGGCTGGCCCGGCAGAAAAACCTTGAGCTGCTGGTGGAACTGAACCCGGCCAATCCCGCAGTCGATGTCCTGCTGGACCCGATGCGTTTCAAACAGGTCCTGTCGAACCTGGTCAGCAATGCGATCAAATTCACCGAGCGAGGCCAGGTGCGGATCACCCTCGAACTGCTTGCCACCGCGCAACCTGAGCACATACGGATGCTGTTGCAGGTCGAGGACAGCGGCATCGGCATCACTGAACGGGATCAACAGCGCCTGTTCGAACCCTTCGCCCAGGCCGATGCCACCGGCCAGTCAGGCAGGGGCGGCGCCGGGCTGGGCCTGGTGATCAGCCGAAGCCTGTGCGAAATGATGGGCGGCAACCTGAAACTGGACAGTCAGCCGGGCGTCGGCACCCAGGTACAGGTTTCCCTGCTGCTGCCCACCCTGCCCGTCGAACGCCAGGCGCCCGCCGAAGAAACGTTCATCCACGCCAGCACAGCGCCGTTGAACGTCCTGGTGGTCGACGATCACCCGGCCAATCGCCTGCTGATGTGCCAGCAACTGGAGTTCCTCGGGCACCGGTTCTGCGTTGCCGAAGAGGGCGAGTCGGGTCTCAGGGCCTGGGAAGCCGAGCGGTTCGACCTGGTGATCGTCGACTGCAACATGCCAATCATGAATGGATACGAACTGGCCCGCGCCATTCGTGCCCATGAACAGCAGACCCGGCGACCCCGTTGCACGCTCCTCGGTTTTACCGCCAACGCACAGCCGGAAGAACTGCAGCGTTGCAAGCAGGCCGGGATGGACGACTGCCTGTTCAAACCGCTGACATTGAGTGCCCTGAGCCACTGGGTGGCCGGCATCACACCGACCGCGCCGGCCTTCAGCCTCAAAAGCCTGCACTTGCTGACAGGAGGCAATCCGGTGATGGATCTGCGGCTGTTGACCGAACTGCTCACCAGTAACCGCGTGGATCGGCAGGCACTGCTCGCCTTGTCCGGGTCGAACGAGCGACAGTCTTTTCTCGACATCGCACACAAAATCAAAGGCGCTGCGCGTATCGTTCAGGCCAGCCGTCTGATCCACTGCTGCGAGCTGCTCGAACAGGCCTGCCACGAACCGTTCGACCGGCAAGCCGTGGCCGATTGCAGCGAAACCCTGGAGCGCGCAATGCTCGAACTGGAACAGGCATTGCAGCAACAAATAGCGCGAATCGACAACAGCACAATGGCGGAGCCTTAA
- a CDS encoding response regulator, with the protein MSKTRIKDDLRILLVEDHPFQLRATQYLLESYGFTQLTTSDSAHGALQQMLTAVQPFDILLCDQCLPDLPGLDLVELASHQGMIRQAILLSSLTCMELDGLEKTANAHGLPLLGYLIKPLKQSEFRDLLNTIKP; encoded by the coding sequence GTGAGTAAAACCCGGATAAAAGACGATCTACGTATCCTCCTGGTGGAAGATCACCCCTTTCAACTAAGGGCCACTCAATACTTGCTGGAAAGTTATGGCTTTACCCAACTGACAACTTCCGACAGTGCCCATGGGGCCTTGCAACAAATGCTGACTGCCGTACAACCTTTCGACATTCTTTTGTGCGACCAATGCTTGCCCGATCTTCCCGGCCTCGATCTGGTCGAACTCGCCAGCCATCAAGGCATGATCCGCCAGGCCATATTATTGAGCAGCCTGACCTGCATGGAACTTGATGGGCTGGAAAAAACCGCTAATGCCCACGGACTTCCGCTGCTGGGTTACTTGATAAAACCGTTGAAACAATCCGAATTCAGGGATTTATTGAATACCATAAAGCCATAA
- a CDS encoding response regulator — translation MDINFTNRLSYKQARLTVLVGFILGTLLSLLQIGIDYASEDASINREIQSLLEISHNPASRIAYNIDAELAQELTLGLLRSPAIIGAQLTDNNGAVLANVKRPGAQSGYRVISDFLFGADRAFEDRLYLDHLPNESLGTLRLDVDTYAFGSRFLKRAEVTLLNGFARSLLLTGILLALFYVMLTKPLVRVIRELSSRDSRSVTPTWLECPGGHERDEIGVLVKVANQQFENIATEIQQRRNAENRLTDYLGQLENIVSARTTELKAINTRLSQSNQELEVARSTALDMAEARSVFLANMSHEIRTPLNGLLGMIALSLDGPLNAEQQQQLSIAHDSGKVLVELLNDILDLSKFDAGQLELEHIPFDLGALIEDTANLLSQNAAPSVELTCLIEPAFPALVLGDPTRVRQIVSNLLSNALKFTRFGRVDVRLSSYEEGVRIEVCDTGIGIAQDAQVKIFQPFTQAGAGITRQFGGTGLGLALTYNLCEAMQGRLTISSEAGFGSQFCADLPLPCHTRALPPATLRGKVIAITAASSGLAELLQSLLPGWGLDYQQRSIDDPMVDLAPDVVITDCPQCLFKLRPHCTAPILLVTAYGSFLPSEEASALAPLQQQARPLARNALYQTLRRILQPEINTLNDARLEALSPQRRGRVLLVEDNPVNQLVAKGMLGKLGCEVIVAAHGAEALDQLEISEFDLVLMDCNMPVMDGYEASRQIRRSGRWPQLPIVALTANAMSEERERCRAAGMSDYLAKPFRREELATLLDQWMPATTTP, via the coding sequence ATGGATATCAATTTCACCAACCGGCTGTCCTACAAACAGGCCCGGCTGACCGTGCTGGTCGGTTTTATTCTGGGCACGCTGCTCAGCCTGCTGCAAATAGGCATTGATTATGCCAGCGAAGACGCCTCCATCAACCGGGAAATACAGTCTTTACTGGAAATCAGCCACAACCCCGCCTCGCGCATCGCCTACAACATCGACGCCGAACTGGCCCAGGAACTGACGCTGGGGCTGCTGCGCTCGCCGGCGATCATCGGTGCACAACTGACCGACAACAACGGCGCGGTGCTGGCCAACGTCAAGCGTCCCGGCGCACAGAGTGGCTACCGGGTCATCAGCGACTTCCTGTTCGGCGCCGATCGCGCCTTCGAGGACCGCTTGTACCTGGACCACCTGCCGAACGAGTCCCTCGGCACCTTGCGCCTGGACGTCGACACCTACGCCTTCGGCAGCCGGTTCCTGAAACGGGCCGAAGTGACCCTGCTCAATGGCTTCGCCCGCAGCCTGCTGCTGACCGGCATTCTGCTGGCCCTGTTTTACGTGATGCTGACCAAGCCCCTGGTGCGGGTCATTCGCGAGCTCAGCAGCCGCGATTCGCGCAGCGTCACCCCCACCTGGCTGGAATGCCCCGGCGGCCATGAACGCGATGAAATCGGTGTACTGGTGAAGGTTGCGAACCAGCAGTTCGAAAACATCGCCACCGAAATCCAGCAGCGGCGCAACGCTGAAAACCGTCTGACCGACTACCTCGGGCAACTGGAAAACATCGTCTCGGCGCGCACCACCGAACTCAAGGCGATCAACACCCGGCTCAGCCAGTCCAACCAGGAGCTGGAAGTGGCCCGCAGCACAGCCCTGGATATGGCCGAAGCGCGTTCGGTGTTCCTCGCCAACATGAGCCACGAGATCCGCACACCGCTCAATGGCCTGCTGGGAATGATCGCCCTGTCCCTGGACGGCCCGCTGAACGCCGAACAGCAGCAGCAACTGTCGATTGCCCATGACTCGGGCAAAGTGCTGGTGGAACTGCTCAACGATATCCTCGACCTGTCGAAATTCGATGCCGGCCAACTCGAACTCGAACACATCCCATTCGATCTCGGCGCACTGATCGAGGACACCGCCAACCTGCTGTCGCAGAACGCCGCGCCCAGTGTCGAACTGACCTGCCTGATCGAGCCGGCTTTTCCAGCGCTGGTACTCGGTGACCCGACGCGAGTGCGGCAGATCGTCAGCAATCTGTTATCCAACGCGCTCAAGTTCACCCGCTTCGGCCGCGTCGACGTGCGCCTGTCGAGCTATGAGGAAGGCGTGCGGATCGAAGTCTGCGACACCGGCATCGGTATCGCCCAGGATGCCCAGGTCAAGATTTTCCAACCCTTCACCCAGGCCGGAGCCGGTATCACCCGGCAATTCGGCGGCACCGGGCTGGGGCTGGCACTGACCTACAACCTCTGCGAAGCCATGCAGGGGCGCCTCACCATCAGTTCCGAAGCGGGTTTCGGCAGCCAGTTCTGCGCCGATCTGCCCCTGCCCTGCCATACCCGCGCCCTGCCACCGGCGACGTTGCGCGGCAAGGTCATCGCGATCACCGCGGCCAGCAGTGGCCTGGCGGAGTTGTTGCAAAGCCTCCTGCCCGGCTGGGGCCTGGATTACCAGCAGCGCTCGATCGACGACCCGATGGTCGATCTGGCGCCTGACGTGGTGATCACCGACTGCCCGCAATGCCTGTTCAAGCTGCGGCCCCACTGCACGGCGCCGATCCTGCTTGTCACCGCGTACGGCAGTTTCCTGCCCAGCGAGGAAGCCAGTGCCCTGGCGCCTCTGCAACAGCAGGCGCGGCCACTGGCGCGCAATGCCCTGTACCAGACATTGCGGCGCATCCTGCAACCGGAAATCAACACCCTCAACGATGCCCGGCTCGAAGCCTTGTCACCCCAGCGTCGCGGGCGGGTGCTGCTGGTCGAGGACAACCCGGTCAATCAACTGGTGGCCAAGGGCATGCTCGGCAAGCTCGGCTGCGAGGTGATCGTCGCTGCCCATGGTGCAGAAGCGCTGGATCAACTGGAAATCAGTGAGTTCGACTTGGTGCTGATGGACTGCAACATGCCGGTGATGGACGGCTACGAAGCCAGCCGGCAGATCCGCCGCAGCGGGCGCTGGCCGCAGTTGCCGATTGTCGCCCTGACGGCCAATGCCATGTCCGAAGAACGCGAGCGTTGCCGCGCCGCCGGCATGAGCGATTACCTGGCCAAACCGTTCCGCCGTGAAGAGCTGGCGACCCTGCTGGATCAATGGATGCCGGCTACGACAACGCCTTGA
- a CDS encoding response regulator transcription factor, with translation MNSVFIVDDHPVIRLAVRMLLEHEGYKVVGESDNGVDAMQMVRECMPDLVILDISIPKLDGLEVLARFNAMSTPLKTLVLTAQCPTLFGIRCMQSGASGYVCKQEDLSELVSAIKAVLSGYNYFPSQALNPVRGDDVRYAELELFKSVNDRELMVLQLFAQGRTNKEIAKGMFLSNKTVSTYKKRLMQKLKAKSLVELIEMAKRNALV, from the coding sequence ATGAACTCCGTTTTTATCGTCGACGATCACCCTGTCATCCGCCTTGCCGTTCGAATGCTGCTGGAACATGAAGGTTACAAAGTTGTCGGCGAATCCGATAACGGGGTCGATGCCATGCAGATGGTTCGCGAGTGCATGCCGGATCTGGTCATTCTCGATATCAGCATCCCGAAGCTGGACGGGCTCGAAGTACTTGCGCGGTTCAACGCGATGAGTACGCCATTGAAAACACTGGTCCTGACGGCACAATGCCCGACACTGTTCGGTATTCGCTGCATGCAATCCGGCGCATCAGGTTATGTCTGCAAACAGGAAGACTTGAGTGAACTGGTCAGTGCGATAAAAGCGGTATTGTCGGGTTACAACTACTTCCCAAGTCAGGCATTGAATCCGGTTCGCGGGGATGATGTGCGATATGCCGAGCTGGAACTGTTCAAGTCCGTCAATGATCGGGAACTGATGGTATTACAACTTTTTGCACAGGGGCGCACCAACAAGGAAATCGCCAAAGGCATGTTCTTGAGTAACAAGACCGTCAGTACCTATAAGAAACGACTGATGCAGAAACTCAAGGCCAAATCCCTGGTTGAACTCATCGAGATGGCAAAACGTAACGCATTGGTGTGA